Within Deinococcus radiopugnans ATCC 19172, the genomic segment TCGGCGGGTTTTGGAGTCGTCACACACCCAAAACACCGCCGTTTATCCTGCCGATTCGCAACCTGTCACACGTTCAGGGATTTCCCGTCCAGCACAGCCTCAACTCGAAGATGTCCGGTACAGAGGTGTCATTCTATTTTTGAAAGGCCGCTCGGTGGCTAAGCCGAAGAAGATGGTCCAGCGGTCCGTCCGCAAGTTGGCGTTGCCCGGAAGTGCCCTCTTGGACCGGCTGTGCCGGGCGGCTGGACAACTGTATTCTGCGGCGCTGGTCAAGTACTGGCGGATTCTTCGTCAAACAGGCAACGGCAAGAATGGCCGGAAGCCCGTTTTTCTGTCTCAGTACGGCATGGAAAAGCTCTTCCCGAACGACCCCGACCGGGTGCTGCATTCGCACAGTTGCGACGCCGTGGTGGGCCACTTCTACGCGGCGATCAAAAGTGCCAACGAACGCAAGAAAAAGGGCAGCAAGGAAGCCAAGTACCCCCGCAAGCGGAAGCACTTTTTCAAAGTCACCTGGAAGTCCACGGGGATCCGGCTCAAAGCCGGAAGCCTGATCCTGTCCACGGGGAAAGGCGTGGAAGACCTGGTGATCCCCTGGAACCACGCGCTGCCAACGATGGTGGAGATCGGCTGGAAAAAGACCGGCGGCTACGAACTGCGGGCGGTCTACGAGGTGCAGCCGCAGGCTGCACTGGGCACTGGTGTCGCCGGCGTCGACCTCGGAGAGCTCCGCATCGCCAGCGTCTTTGATGGCGAGAAGGCGACCCTGTATTCGGGCCGCTTGCTCAAGAGCAAATCCCGTTACCGGGCCAAAGTCATCTCGAAGCTCGACGCGAAAATCGCGAGAACCAAGAAAGGGACGGCGCACACCAAACCCAGTCGGCGACGCCAGAAGCTGATCAAGGGCAAACGCCGCCTGGTGGCCCGGCTTGAGAACCAGGTTTCCGATATTCTCCACAAGCAAACCGCACATCTTGTTTCCACGCTGCATGCTGCAGGCGTGCAAACGGTCGTCATCGGCGACATCACAGACATCCGCGACGTCATCAAATACGGCCGCAAAGCCAACCAGCGGTTGCACGGCTGGTCGTTTGGACGCTTTCGCCAGATGATCACCTACAAAGCCGCTCAGTTGGGCATGAGGGCGGTGATCGTCGATGAGGCGTACACCTCGCAAACCTGTCCACCTTGCACCAACAGGTACAAGCCCTCAGGGCGTCAATACCAGTGCAAAGCGTGTGGGTTTGTCAGCGACCGAGACGTGGTGGGGTCGATGAACATCCGGGCAAAGTATCTGGGGTCTTTCGGGACCCCCGTAGTTGGGGTCATGGGTCCCCCCGTGCAGGGTGTGCGCTACGCGCATGGTCTGTCACGTCACTTGAATTTGCATTCTTCAAGAATCCCCCGCCTTTAGGCGTGGGGAGACTCAAGAAATCCTCGTCCCTGAGGCCTCAGCCGTCCGCGTGTCGACGCACATCCAATCGGCGCTGCGGTCCGGGCGTGGAATACTGAGCCCCGTCCCACAACCCAGTCCAGTCCGGCGTTCCGTGAGTACTGTTTCCAGCAAGCAGGAGGTCTCCATTGAACTTTCCACCCAACCCGAGTCTGAACGCCCTGGGCTACGACGCGCGGGACCGGGTGGTGATCTTCCATGCCGACGACCTGGGCATGTGCCAGGCCACCATCAGCGCGTATCAGGATCTGCATGAAGCCGGGCTGCTGTCCTCCGCCGCCGTCATGATGCCGTGTGCGTGGGCTCCGGCGGCAGCGCAGGCCATTGGCGCCCTCCCCACGGCGGACGTGGGTGTCCACTGGACCCTGACCAGCGAATGGGGGGCCTACCGCTGGGGACCGCTGACCTGTGCCCCTGCGCTGACCGATGGGCAAGGCTATTTCCACGCCGGAGTGGACGAGGCCAGGCAGGCTGACCCGGCCACCGTCCGCACGGAACTGGCCGCCCAGCTGGACCGCGCCCTGGCCTGGGGCCTGGACCTGACGCACGTAGACGCGCATATGGGCACCGCCGCCCATCCCAGGTACCTGCCTGACCTGCTGACACTGGCGCTGACGCACGGCCTTCCACCGCTGTTTCCCCGGCAAAGCGCGGCGGACTGGCAGGCGGCGGGCCTGACCGGGGAAGATGCCCGGCAGGCCGGACAGGCCGCCTACCAACTGGAGGAACGCGGCGTTCCCCTCGTCGATCACCTGCGGATGTTGCCGCTGGACGTGGGGGGCGATCACACGGCCCTGACCCGCCAGATGTTGCGCGAGTTGCCGCCCGGCATCACCCACTTCATCCTGCATCCGGCGCAGGACACGCCCGAACTGCGGGCCATCTGCGGGGACTGGCCCGCGCGGGTGGCGAATTACCAGGCGTTTCTGAGTCCAGCGTTGCGGCGCGACGTGCACAACCTGGGCCTTCAGGTAATCGGCTACCGCCCGCTGCGTGACCTGCTGCGGCAGAGACTGGCCACGGGCGAGGTGAAATCGTGACGGTTCCGGCCACGCCCGCCGTCCCTGTGGAACTGGACGCCGGAACCACTTCCGCCACCCGCTGGCGCTACGCCGCCATGAATCTGGGGCTGGTGATTCCGGCGCAGGTGTCCAGCTTCTTCTTCCTGTACTACGTGGATCACCTGAAGGCCGATCCGGTGAAGTTCGCGGCGCTGATGACTGCTTTTGCGCTGTACAACGCCATCGACAATCCGGTGATCGGTTACCTCTCGGACCGCACCCGCACGCGTTGGGGCCGCCGCATTCCGTACCTGCTGTTCGCCACGCTGCCCACCCTGCTGTTTCTGGCCCTGCTGTTCAACGCCCCTTTCGATGCCGTGCAGAACCCGGCGGGCGTGCTGCTGTACTTCGGCATGTTGTGGGTGCTGTGGGAAACCACCTTCACGATGGTGGGCACCGGCTATCTGGCCCTGCTGCCGGAGATGTTCCGCTCGTTCGCCGAGCGCACCGACGTGTCGGTCAGGATGAACGCCGTGCAGGTGGTGGGCCTGCTGATCGGGCTGGCGCTGCCTCCCCTGCTGGCGGCGGAAATCGGCTGGGGGCCGATGGGCATTCTGTTCGCGGTGATCTGCGCGGCGGCCATCTACGGCGGCGTGGGGGCGCTCTCTGAGCGGGCAGCGTCGGTGCGGGCCGCGCCGCTGCCGCTGCTGGACGCCCTGCGTTCCACCTTCACCAACCGCAGCTTTCTGACCGTGGTGGCCGCGCAGACCATGCGCTTCGTCGCCACCGGCACGCTCGCCACCGGCATGGGCTTCTTCGTCAAGTACAGCCTCGGAGTGGAGGGCGGCCTGCTGACCACGCTGCTGCTCGCCACTGCCTTCGTGACGGCGGGGGCGCTGCTGTGGCCGTGGCGGCGCTTCGTGGCCCAGAAGTACGGCGCACGCACCACGCTGCTGCTGGCGTTTGCCGTCAGCGGTCTGGCCGTGCTGCCGCTGGCCTTTATCGGCAGCGTTCCCGCGGCCTTCCTGACCACCGCGCTGTTCGGCGTGGGCCTGGCCGGGATGATCCTGATGGGCGATGTGGTGCTGGCCGACGTGATCGACGAGGATGAGCTGCGCACCGGTCAGCGCCGCGAGGGCTCGTATTACGGTCTCTCAGGCCTGATCACCACCCTGAGTACCGGCGTCGTCGCCGCCGTGTTCGGCTGGGTGGCGCTGCGCTACGGCTATGATCCGAAGCTGGACGTGCAGCCCGGCACCGTGGCGCAGGGCTTCCGCCTGTTCATGACGGTGCCGCCGCTGATCGGCTCGGCGCTGGCGGTGGTGTTCTTGTGGTTTTACCCGCTACACGGGGCGCGGTTGCGCGAGGTCCGCCAGCAGTTGGCGGCCCGGCGGGGGGACTGAAGACGCCCTTCAGAGGGGGGCCAGGCGAGGCCGGCGTCAGGTCAGCCGTCCTGAACCACAGGGTCCAGAGCTGCTGCCAGAAGCGGCAGGCCCTGCGGCGCCAGCGCGGCCAGATACGCTTGTGCGGTGAACGGCGGCGCCCGCAGCCGAAGCCGGCCCGCCCGGACGGCCCCGGTCAACCGGTGCGGATCAGCCCCCAGCCGCTTCTGCCTTCGGCGCCCTGGCCGGAATCGGAGACGACTTTCTACCGCAAGGACGTGAGCAAAGGGAGACGCAGGAACGCGAGGCGTTTTGACCCCGCCGCTGCGTTATGTGCTTGACACCAACATCTGCATCATCAAGGACAAACCAGCAGCCGTCTGGAATCGCATTGACAGCCTGCGTCCAGGCGAGGTGGGGCAGAGTGCCGTCACCAAGGCCGAGCGCCTACCCGGGGGCTCCAGATGTGCACGGCGGGACCATCACCTCGCCGCCGTTCTGAGCTTCGCCCCGCATCTGGTGATGTTTCTTTTCGATTCGCAGGTCACGGAGGCGTATGGGCGTGCCCGGGCCGGGCTGCAGCATGCCGGGCCGTCCAGCGGCCCATTGGATGTTCAAATCGCGGCCACGACATCGGCTCACGGCCTGATTCTGGTGACCAACAACATCCGGGAGTTCGCAGGGATGCTGGAATTGAAGATCGGGGCCTGGACCCAGTGCGGGATCGAGACACGATCCGGCGCGGTCTCCTCCGTTCATGAATAAAGTTCCCCTTCTCCCTCTGGAACGCCACGCGCATGCTGACTCCAGCGGCGCTTGACTCGCGCTGCCGCCTACAGGAGGAATCCCATGTCTACAGCCGCTGGAGGTCTGGTCATCGACTGGACGCAGATGACCACCTATAACACCATCATGGCCCTGGCCACCGGGGCCGCCCTGCTCTCGCTGGCTGCCCTGGGCCGCACCGTGGCCCGCAA encodes:
- a CDS encoding RNA-guided endonuclease InsQ/TnpB family protein, with translation RRVLESSHTQNTAVYPADSQPVTRSGISRPAQPQLEDVRYRGVILFLKGRSVAKPKKMVQRSVRKLALPGSALLDRLCRAAGQLYSAALVKYWRILRQTGNGKNGRKPVFLSQYGMEKLFPNDPDRVLHSHSCDAVVGHFYAAIKSANERKKKGSKEAKYPRKRKHFFKVTWKSTGIRLKAGSLILSTGKGVEDLVIPWNHALPTMVEIGWKKTGGYELRAVYEVQPQAALGTGVAGVDLGELRIASVFDGEKATLYSGRLLKSKSRYRAKVISKLDAKIARTKKGTAHTKPSRRRQKLIKGKRRLVARLENQVSDILHKQTAHLVSTLHAAGVQTVVIGDITDIRDVIKYGRKANQRLHGWSFGRFRQMITYKAAQLGMRAVIVDEAYTSQTCPPCTNRYKPSGRQYQCKACGFVSDRDVVGSMNIRAKYLGSFGTPVVGVMGPPVQGVRYAHGLSRHLNLHSSRIPRL
- a CDS encoding MFS transporter, with the protein product MTVPATPAVPVELDAGTTSATRWRYAAMNLGLVIPAQVSSFFFLYYVDHLKADPVKFAALMTAFALYNAIDNPVIGYLSDRTRTRWGRRIPYLLFATLPTLLFLALLFNAPFDAVQNPAGVLLYFGMLWVLWETTFTMVGTGYLALLPEMFRSFAERTDVSVRMNAVQVVGLLIGLALPPLLAAEIGWGPMGILFAVICAAAIYGGVGALSERAASVRAAPLPLLDALRSTFTNRSFLTVVAAQTMRFVATGTLATGMGFFVKYSLGVEGGLLTTLLLATAFVTAGALLWPWRRFVAQKYGARTTLLLAFAVSGLAVLPLAFIGSVPAAFLTTALFGVGLAGMILMGDVVLADVIDEDELRTGQRREGSYYGLSGLITTLSTGVVAAVFGWVALRYGYDPKLDVQPGTVAQGFRLFMTVPPLIGSALAVVFLWFYPLHGARLREVRQQLAARRGD
- a CDS encoding polysaccharide deacetylase family protein, encoding MNFPPNPSLNALGYDARDRVVIFHADDLGMCQATISAYQDLHEAGLLSSAAVMMPCAWAPAAAQAIGALPTADVGVHWTLTSEWGAYRWGPLTCAPALTDGQGYFHAGVDEARQADPATVRTELAAQLDRALAWGLDLTHVDAHMGTAAHPRYLPDLLTLALTHGLPPLFPRQSAADWQAAGLTGEDARQAGQAAYQLEERGVPLVDHLRMLPLDVGGDHTALTRQMLRELPPGITHFILHPAQDTPELRAICGDWPARVANYQAFLSPALRRDVHNLGLQVIGYRPLRDLLRQRLATGEVKS
- a CDS encoding PIN domain-containing protein; the encoded protein is MTPPLRYVLDTNICIIKDKPAAVWNRIDSLRPGEVGQSAVTKAERLPGGSRCARRDHHLAAVLSFAPHLVMFLFDSQVTEAYGRARAGLQHAGPSSGPLDVQIAATTSAHGLILVTNNIREFAGMLELKIGAWTQCGIETRSGAVSSVHE